One Mycolicibacterium goodii genomic region harbors:
- the pyrF gene encoding orotidine-5'-phosphate decarboxylase codes for MTAFGERLDAAVSARGPLCPGIDPHPELMKAWGLTVDTDGLRAFCDICVEAFADFAIVKPQVAFFEAYGSAGFAVLEDTIAALRSAGVLVLADAKRGDIGSTMAAYAAAWAGESPLAADAVTASPYLGFGSLQPLLDTAVANGRGVFVLAATSNPEGIGLQRAMAGHVTVAQSIVDAVAEANRVAHREANPAAHDGHPVGPFGVVVGATVPDPPDLHALGGPVLVPGVGAQGGRPEALGGLGGARRVLPAVSREVLRAGPGVADVRTAAERLRDQVAYLA; via the coding sequence ATGACGGCATTCGGGGAGCGGCTCGACGCCGCGGTGTCGGCGCGCGGGCCGCTGTGCCCCGGCATCGACCCGCACCCCGAACTCATGAAGGCGTGGGGTCTGACCGTCGACACCGACGGCCTCCGCGCGTTCTGCGACATCTGTGTGGAGGCGTTCGCCGACTTCGCGATCGTCAAACCTCAGGTCGCGTTCTTCGAGGCGTACGGCTCGGCGGGTTTCGCGGTGCTGGAGGACACGATCGCGGCGCTGCGCAGCGCGGGTGTGCTGGTGCTCGCCGACGCCAAACGCGGCGACATCGGCTCCACGATGGCGGCCTACGCGGCGGCATGGGCCGGTGAGTCGCCACTGGCCGCCGACGCCGTGACGGCGTCCCCGTACCTCGGATTCGGCTCGCTGCAACCGCTTCTGGACACCGCGGTGGCCAACGGCCGCGGGGTGTTCGTGCTCGCCGCGACCTCCAACCCCGAAGGCATCGGTCTGCAACGCGCGATGGCCGGACACGTCACCGTCGCGCAGTCGATCGTCGACGCCGTCGCGGAAGCCAATCGGGTGGCGCACCGGGAGGCGAATCCGGCGGCCCACGACGGGCATCCGGTGGGTCCCTTCGGTGTCGTCGTCGGTGCGACGGTGCCCGATCCGCCCGACCTGCATGCGTTGGGTGGTCCGGTCCTGGTTCCCGGTGTCGGCGCGCAGGGCGGCAGGCCGGAGGCCCTGGGGGGTCTCGGCGGTGCGCGACGGGTGTTGCCGGCGGTCTCCCGCGAGGTCCTGCGGGCCGGGCCCGGCGTCGCCGATGTGCGCACCGCGGCCGAACGTCTGCGTGACCAGGTCGCCTATTTGGCCTGA
- the mihF gene encoding integration host factor, actinobacterial type — MALPQLTDEQRAAALEKAAAARRARAELKDRLKRGGTNLKQVLTDAETDEVLGKMKVSALLEALPKVGKVKAQEIMTELEIAPTRRLRGLGDRQRKALLEKFDQS, encoded by the coding sequence GTGGCCCTTCCCCAGTTGACCGACGAACAGCGCGCGGCAGCGTTGGAGAAGGCTGCTGCCGCACGTCGAGCGCGAGCCGAGCTCAAGGATCGACTCAAGCGCGGCGGCACCAACCTCAAGCAGGTGCTCACCGACGCCGAGACCGACGAGGTTCTCGGCAAGATGAAGGTTTCCGCGCTGCTGGAGGCTCTGCCCAAGGTGGGCAAGGTCAAGGCGCAGGAAATCATGACCGAACTGGAGATCGCTCCGACCCGCCGTCTGCGCGGCCTCGGCGATCGCCAGCGCAAGGCCTTGCTGGAGAAGTTCGACCAGTCGTAA
- the coaBC gene encoding bifunctional phosphopantothenoylcysteine decarboxylase/phosphopantothenate--cysteine ligase CoaBC, which translates to MSARKRIVVGVAGGIAAYKACTVVRQLTEAGHSVRVVPTESALRFVGAATFEALSGNPVHTGVFTDVHEVQHVRIGQHADLVVIAPATADLLARAAAGRADDLLTATLLTARCPVMFAPAMHTEMWLHPATVENVETLRRRGSVVLEPAAGRLTGADSGPGRLPEAEEITTLAQLLLERGDALPYDLSGVKALVTAGGTREPLDPVRFIGNRSSGKQGYAVARVMAQRGADVTLIAGNTAGLVDPAGVDMVHIGSATQLRDAVSKHAPDAHVLVMAAAVADFRPAHVATAKIKKGASEPTSIDLVRNDDVLAGAVRARAEGQLPNMRAIVGFAAETGDANGDVLFHARAKLERKGCDLLVVNAVGENRAFEVDHNDGWLLSADGTESALEHGSKTLMATRIVDSIAAFLKSQDG; encoded by the coding sequence GTGAGCGCGCGCAAGCGGATCGTCGTCGGCGTCGCCGGCGGAATTGCCGCCTACAAGGCGTGCACGGTCGTCCGTCAACTCACCGAGGCCGGGCATTCGGTGCGGGTGGTCCCCACCGAATCCGCCCTGCGCTTCGTCGGCGCCGCGACGTTCGAGGCGCTGTCCGGTAACCCGGTGCACACCGGCGTGTTCACCGATGTCCACGAGGTGCAGCACGTCCGCATCGGCCAGCACGCAGACCTTGTCGTCATCGCACCCGCCACCGCCGATCTCCTGGCCCGCGCGGCCGCGGGGCGCGCCGACGATCTGCTGACCGCAACGCTGCTCACCGCGCGATGTCCCGTCATGTTCGCGCCGGCGATGCACACCGAGATGTGGTTGCACCCGGCGACCGTCGAGAACGTGGAGACCCTTCGCCGCCGCGGCTCGGTGGTCCTCGAACCCGCCGCGGGGCGTCTCACCGGCGCCGACAGCGGACCGGGCCGGCTGCCCGAGGCCGAGGAGATCACGACGCTCGCGCAGCTGCTGCTCGAACGCGGCGACGCGCTCCCGTACGACCTGTCCGGCGTCAAGGCGCTGGTGACTGCGGGCGGCACGCGTGAGCCCCTCGACCCGGTGCGCTTCATCGGCAACCGCAGTTCCGGCAAGCAGGGTTACGCCGTCGCGCGTGTGATGGCACAGCGCGGCGCCGACGTGACCCTCATCGCGGGCAACACCGCGGGCCTCGTCGACCCGGCCGGAGTCGACATGGTCCACATCGGCTCGGCGACCCAGCTGCGCGACGCGGTGTCCAAGCACGCACCCGACGCGCACGTTCTCGTGATGGCTGCCGCGGTCGCCGACTTCCGCCCCGCGCACGTGGCCACCGCCAAGATCAAGAAGGGCGCCTCGGAGCCCACCTCGATCGATCTCGTCCGCAACGACGACGTGCTGGCAGGCGCGGTACGTGCCAGGGCAGAAGGACAGTTGCCAAACATGCGCGCGATTGTCGGATTCGCCGCCGAAACCGGCGACGCCAACGGCGACGTCTTGTTCCACGCCAGGGCGAAACTCGAGCGTAAGGGCTGTGACCTGCTCGTCGTGAACGCCGTGGGGGAAAACCGTGCGTTCGAGGTCGATCACAACGATGGTTGGTTGCTGAGCGCCGACGGCACCGAGTCCGCACTGGAGCACGGGTCGAAGACGCTCATGGCCACCCGTATCGTTGACTCGATCGCGGCGTTCCTGAAGAGCCAGGACGGGTAG
- the gmk gene encoding guanylate kinase: protein MTVGRGAGQRATDEPARARVVVLSGPSAVGKSTVVRCLRQRLPDLYFSVSVTTRAPRPGEVDGVDYTFVTPEHFQQLIDDGELLEWAEIHGGLHRSGTPAAPVREATRAGRPVLIEVDLAGARAVKHAMPEVVSVFLAPPSWDELVRRLSDRGTETPEVMARRLDTARAEMAAQSDFDRVVVNRQLDSACAELVSLLVDSR from the coding sequence TTGACTGTCGGCCGTGGGGCCGGACAACGCGCGACTGATGAGCCCGCAAGGGCTCGGGTCGTGGTGCTGTCCGGCCCCTCAGCTGTCGGGAAGTCCACCGTGGTCCGCTGTCTACGGCAGCGGCTTCCCGACCTGTACTTTTCCGTGTCCGTCACCACCAGGGCGCCCCGTCCCGGGGAGGTCGACGGCGTGGATTACACCTTCGTGACCCCGGAACACTTCCAGCAGTTGATCGACGACGGGGAACTGCTCGAATGGGCGGAGATCCACGGCGGCCTGCACCGCTCGGGTACTCCGGCGGCGCCGGTCCGCGAGGCCACCCGGGCAGGACGCCCGGTGCTGATCGAGGTCGATCTGGCCGGCGCCAGGGCGGTCAAACATGCCATGCCGGAGGTCGTGTCGGTGTTCCTGGCACCGCCGAGCTGGGACGAGCTCGTACGCAGGTTGTCCGATCGCGGCACCGAAACGCCCGAGGTGATGGCCCGTCGCCTGGACACCGCGAGGGCCGAAATGGCTGCACAATCCGATTTCGACCGGGTCGTGGTGAACCGGCAGTTGGATTCGGCATGCGCGGAATTGGTATCCTTGCTGGTGGACAGCCGATGA
- the rpoZ gene encoding DNA-directed RNA polymerase subunit omega codes for MSTPHADAQLTAVDDLGIDSSAAGAYDTPLGITNPPIDELLDRASSKYALVIYAAKRARQINDYYNQLGDGILEYVGPLVEPGLQEKPLSIALREIHGDLLEHTEGE; via the coding sequence GTGAGCACCCCGCACGCCGACGCGCAGCTGACCGCTGTGGACGACCTCGGTATCGACTCGTCCGCCGCAGGCGCCTACGACACGCCGCTGGGCATCACCAACCCGCCCATCGACGAGTTGCTGGACCGCGCTTCGAGCAAGTATGCGCTGGTGATCTACGCCGCCAAGCGGGCCCGCCAGATCAACGATTACTACAACCAGCTGGGCGACGGCATCCTCGAATACGTCGGCCCGCTCGTCGAGCCCGGCCTGCAGGAGAAGCCCCTGTCGATCGCGCTGCGCGAGATCCACGGGGACCTGCTCGAGCACACCGAAGGCGAATAG
- the metK gene encoding methionine adenosyltransferase, with the protein MSKGRLFTSESVTEGHPDKICDAISDSVLDALLEQDPKSRVAVETLVTTGQVHVAGEVTTSAYADIPKIVRDRILDIGYDSSTKGFDGASCGVNIAIGAQSPDIAQGVDTAHETRVEGKADPLDLQGAGDQGLMFGYAIGDTPELMPLPIALAHRLARRLTEVRKNGVLDYLRPDGKTQVTIQYDGTTPVRLDTVVLSTQHADGIDLEGTLTPDIREKVVNTVLADLGHETLDTSDYRLLVNPTGKFVLGGPMGDAGLTGRKIIVDTYGGWARHGGGAFSGKDPSKVDRSAAYAMRWVAKNVVAAGLAERVEVQVAYAIGKAAPVGLFVETFGTETVDPARIEKAISTVFDLRPGAIIRDLDLLRPIYAQTAAYGHFGRTDIDLPWERTDKVEDLKASV; encoded by the coding sequence GTGAGCAAAGGTCGCCTGTTTACCAGTGAGTCGGTAACCGAAGGGCACCCCGACAAGATCTGTGACGCGATCAGCGACTCTGTGCTCGACGCGCTGCTGGAGCAGGACCCCAAGTCCCGTGTCGCCGTCGAGACGCTGGTCACCACTGGCCAGGTGCACGTCGCCGGTGAGGTGACGACGTCGGCGTACGCCGACATCCCGAAGATCGTGCGCGATCGCATCCTCGACATCGGCTACGACTCGTCGACCAAGGGCTTCGACGGCGCCTCGTGCGGCGTCAACATCGCGATCGGCGCGCAGTCGCCCGACATCGCGCAGGGCGTCGACACCGCCCACGAGACCCGCGTCGAGGGCAAGGCCGACCCGCTGGACCTGCAGGGCGCGGGCGACCAGGGCCTGATGTTCGGCTACGCCATCGGCGATACCCCCGAGCTCATGCCGCTGCCCATCGCGCTGGCGCACCGCCTGGCCCGCCGGCTCACCGAGGTGCGCAAGAACGGCGTCCTGGACTACCTGCGACCCGACGGCAAGACCCAGGTCACCATCCAGTACGACGGGACGACCCCGGTGCGGCTGGACACCGTCGTGCTGTCGACCCAGCATGCCGACGGCATCGACCTCGAAGGCACCCTCACACCCGACATCCGTGAGAAGGTCGTCAACACCGTGCTCGCCGACCTCGGCCACGAGACGCTCGACACGTCCGATTACCGCCTGCTGGTCAACCCGACGGGCAAGTTCGTCCTCGGTGGCCCGATGGGCGATGCCGGCCTGACCGGCCGCAAGATCATCGTCGACACCTACGGCGGCTGGGCCCGCCACGGCGGCGGCGCCTTCTCGGGCAAGGACCCGTCAAAGGTCGACCGTTCGGCCGCGTACGCGATGCGCTGGGTCGCCAAGAACGTCGTCGCCGCGGGACTGGCCGAGCGGGTCGAGGTGCAGGTCGCCTACGCGATCGGCAAGGCCGCCCCGGTGGGTCTGTTCGTCGAGACGTTCGGCACCGAGACCGTCGACCCGGCCCGCATCGAGAAGGCGATCTCGACGGTGTTCGACCTGCGTCCCGGCGCGATCATCCGCGACCTCGACCTGCTGCGCCCGATCTACGCACAGACCGCCGCGTACGGCCACTTCGGCCGCACCGACATCGACCTGCCCTGGGAGCGGACCGACAAGGTCGAGGACCTCAAGGCGTCCGTTTAG